A genomic segment from Desulfarculaceae bacterium encodes:
- a CDS encoding MmgE/PrpD family protein, producing MSDQSGASLTEALIDFCADTGWEQVPTEAREYAKLLIMDTLGVALPGRLAPGCPGVAELAGRWGGEPLSSLLFSGRKISPPLAALANSTMMHALDFDDTLDASALHCMVSVLPAALAVAEAEGPIDGQRFITAIALGVDMICRLSLAINTPLSWIRTATCGSFGAATTAAKLLGLDRDGLANALGVVYAMTSGNAQGLIEGRLVKRMQPAFAAQAGVEAAYLAQAGITGSRDFLEGPYGFYNLYEKGRYDPAPVLEGLGSRFMISELSLKPYPCCRMTHSAIGAALELEPLLEGRAGEITSIAVSASSMVAEMVGKPLVLGDNPQVDAQFSIPYTVSAALLRGDVFLGDFEVDSINDPAVLELAAKVKVTADPIVPAKDLMRAALSVQLKGGESLESLVEAPLGNPAKPMDLALCKEKFAKCLAYSGLAMSGEQSEALLAFIEGLDQAPDAGAMAGMLGA from the coding sequence GTGAGCGACCAAAGCGGGGCGAGCCTGACCGAGGCCTTGATCGATTTTTGCGCGGACACCGGCTGGGAGCAGGTGCCCACCGAGGCCCGGGAGTATGCCAAGCTGTTGATCATGGACACCCTGGGCGTGGCCCTGCCCGGCCGCCTGGCCCCGGGCTGCCCCGGCGTGGCCGAGCTGGCCGGGCGCTGGGGCGGGGAGCCGCTGTCCAGCCTGCTTTTCTCCGGGCGCAAGATTTCGCCGCCCCTGGCCGCCCTGGCCAACAGCACCATGATGCACGCCCTGGATTTTGACGACACCCTGGACGCCTCGGCCCTGCACTGCATGGTTTCGGTGCTGCCCGCCGCCCTGGCCGTGGCCGAGGCCGAAGGCCCCATCGACGGCCAACGCTTCATCACCGCCATCGCCCTGGGCGTGGACATGATTTGCCGCCTGAGCCTGGCTATCAACACTCCTCTCTCCTGGATACGCACCGCTACCTGCGGCTCTTTTGGCGCGGCCACCACGGCGGCCAAACTCCTGGGCCTGGACCGGGACGGCCTGGCCAATGCCCTGGGCGTGGTCTACGCCATGACCTCGGGCAACGCCCAGGGGCTCATCGAGGGGCGCCTGGTAAAGCGGATGCAGCCCGCCTTCGCGGCCCAGGCCGGAGTGGAGGCCGCCTATCTGGCCCAGGCGGGCATTACCGGCAGCCGCGACTTTCTGGAAGGCCCCTACGGCTTCTACAACCTCTACGAAAAGGGGCGCTACGACCCGGCCCCGGTGCTGGAGGGCCTGGGCAGCCGTTTCATGATCAGCGAACTGAGCCTCAAGCCCTATCCCTGTTGCCGCATGACCCATTCTGCCATCGGCGCGGCCCTGGAGCTGGAGCCCCTGCTGGAGGGCAGGGCGGGGGAGATCACATCCATCGCGGTGAGCGCCTCCAGCATGGTGGCCGAGATGGTGGGCAAGCCCCTGGTGCTGGGCGACAACCCCCAGGTGGACGCCCAGTTCAGCATCCCCTATACCGTGAGCGCCGCTTTGCTCAGGGGCGACGTGTTCCTGGGCGACTTCGAGGTGGATAGCATCAACGACCCCGCCGTGCTGGAGCTGGCCGCCAAGGTGAAGGTCACCGCCGATCCCATTGTGCCGGCCAAGGACCTGATGCGCGCGGCGCTCAGCGTTCAACTGAAAGGCGGCGAGAGCTTGGAGAGCCTGGTGGAGGCGCCTTTGGGCAACCCGGCCAAGCCCATGGACCTGGCCCTCTGCAAGGAAAAGTTCGCCAAGTGCCTGGCCTACAGCGGCCTGGCCATGAGTGGGGAGCAGAGCGAGGCCTTGCTCGCATTTATCGAAG
- a CDS encoding TRAP transporter permease — translation MAAEAKLKIEKPKSPPFPMLIRIIAVAMSVFQLYTGVFQMTAMNQRVTHVTFGLVLIFLIYGWKHEKKLKISWDGYLLAGGVLALGVYVLCTWFTKVGNMGMSPPFYQLVLGAIFILLCMEASRRTLGWVFPIIAAVSMLYARFGEIMPDIIAHKNYPLERLIDSMFITTEGIYGMLAGISATYIFLFILFGAMLREAGGGEFFINLSFSVFGHVRGGPAKIAVVASSLFGMLSGSGTANVAGTGQITIPLMKKNGYSGTFAGAVEAVSSAGGLLMPPIMGSAVFIIMEILGVNYLTIMKAAGLSALLYYTGLFLMIDVEAQKRGMTGMPKSELPSFKQTIKEGWFFLIPIAVLIFFLAYSKVSVTRAAFWATIAVPLCTILGGKARMMTPRQVLLGLQNGALTALPVVAILALGGVVLGMITLTGLGLMMSSMLIDLSGGNLLVLLFLTMIASFILGMGVPPVAAYIVLAILVVPALINMGVYPLAAHLFVFYFATMAGITPPMAPDAFVAAGISGAPMMRTAFTACRLALVIFLIPYMFVYNNALLLVGDWTKIVQVCFTAFIGVLGLAYAVQNYLFGKLNFIYRILLFVGSAMLIYPSWITDIAGGCIVVGIYLLRSPKMRSMLFSQQRA, via the coding sequence ATGGCAGCAGAAGCCAAACTGAAAATCGAAAAACCCAAGAGCCCCCCGTTCCCCATGCTCATCCGGATCATCGCCGTGGCCATGAGCGTGTTCCAGCTCTACACGGGTGTGTTCCAGATGACCGCCATGAACCAGCGGGTGACTCACGTCACCTTCGGCCTGGTCCTGATCTTTTTGATCTACGGCTGGAAGCACGAAAAGAAGCTCAAGATTTCCTGGGACGGCTATCTGCTGGCGGGAGGCGTGCTGGCCCTGGGCGTATACGTGCTCTGCACCTGGTTCACCAAGGTGGGCAACATGGGCATGAGCCCGCCGTTCTACCAGCTGGTGCTGGGCGCCATCTTCATCCTGTTGTGCATGGAGGCCTCGCGGCGCACCCTGGGCTGGGTCTTCCCCATCATCGCCGCGGTGTCCATGCTCTACGCCCGCTTCGGCGAGATAATGCCCGACATCATCGCCCATAAGAACTACCCCCTCGAGCGGCTGATCGACAGCATGTTCATCACCACCGAGGGCATCTACGGCATGCTGGCGGGCATCTCGGCCACCTACATCTTCCTGTTCATCCTCTTCGGGGCCATGCTGCGCGAGGCTGGAGGCGGCGAGTTTTTTATCAACCTCTCTTTCAGCGTCTTCGGCCACGTGCGGGGTGGACCGGCCAAGATCGCGGTGGTAGCCAGCTCCCTGTTCGGCATGCTCTCGGGCAGCGGCACGGCCAACGTGGCCGGCACCGGCCAGATCACCATCCCTCTTATGAAGAAGAACGGCTACTCCGGCACCTTCGCCGGGGCGGTGGAAGCGGTGTCCAGCGCCGGCGGCCTTTTGATGCCGCCCATCATGGGCAGCGCGGTGTTCATCATCATGGAGATATTGGGGGTCAACTATCTCACCATCATGAAGGCGGCGGGGCTCTCGGCCTTGCTCTACTACACCGGCCTGTTCCTGATGATCGACGTGGAGGCGCAGAAGCGGGGCATGACCGGCATGCCCAAGAGCGAGCTGCCCAGCTTCAAGCAGACCATCAAGGAAGGCTGGTTCTTCCTCATCCCCATCGCGGTGCTGATCTTCTTCCTGGCCTACTCCAAGGTCTCGGTGACCCGGGCCGCCTTCTGGGCCACCATCGCCGTGCCCCTGTGCACCATCCTGGGGGGCAAGGCGCGCATGATGACCCCGCGTCAGGTGCTGCTGGGCCTGCAAAACGGGGCGCTCACCGCCCTGCCCGTGGTGGCCATCCTGGCCTTGGGCGGCGTGGTGCTGGGCATGATCACCCTCACCGGCCTGGGGCTGATGATGTCCTCCATGCTCATCGACCTCTCGGGCGGCAACCTGCTGGTGCTCTTGTTCCTCACCATGATCGCCTCGTTCATCCTGGGCATGGGGGTGCCTCCGGTGGCCGCCTACATTGTGCTGGCTATCCTGGTGGTGCCCGCCCTGATCAACATGGGGGTCTATCCCCTGGCCGCCCACCTGTTCGTGTTCTACTTCGCCACCATGGCGGGGATCACACCACCAATGGCGCCAGACGCCTTCGTTGCGGCGGGCATATCCGGGGCGCCCATGATGCGCACCGCTTTCACCGCCTGCCGCCTGGCCCTGGTCATCTTCCTGATCCCCTACATGTTCGTGTACAACAACGCGCTGTTGTTGGTGGGCGATTGGACCAAGATCGTCCAGGTGTGCTTCACCGCCTTCATCGGGGTGCTGGGCCTGGCCTACGCGGTGCAGAACTACCTCTTCGGCAAGCTGAACTTCATCTACCGCATTCTCCTGTTCGTGGGCAGCGCCATGCTCATCTACCCCAGTTGGATAACCGACATCGCCGGCGGCTGCATAGTGGTGGGCATCTACCTCCTGCGCTCTCCCAAGATGCGGTCCATGCTCTTCTCGCAGCAGCGGGCCTAG
- a CDS encoding creatininase family protein gives MAEKSYLMDMTWQEVAAAITPQTVVVVPLGSAELEGTHLPVGVDTIAADGVAARLAGLDNVIIGPTLPIGYSKWFLPYPGTISLEQETLIRVLEDYARSLERHGVQRLVFLNSHKGNNAAVETVAHTLVDEFDMKVGMLNVWQLAGQLTAKTELVVEGGFRHGGEIMASLMLALRPETVVKGEMRPDAVKQDAASAFTFKNSLGDAEFEGAVQTVFRDIRDVTDTGTMGDPSAGSAQRGEAILDLVAGYAKRYLAEFSKL, from the coding sequence ATGGCCGAGAAGTCGTACTTGATGGACATGACCTGGCAGGAGGTCGCGGCGGCGATTACGCCCCAGACGGTGGTGGTGGTGCCCCTGGGCTCGGCCGAGTTGGAAGGCACCCATCTGCCGGTGGGGGTGGACACCATTGCCGCCGACGGCGTGGCCGCGCGCCTGGCGGGCCTGGACAACGTGATCATCGGGCCCACCCTGCCCATCGGCTACTCCAAGTGGTTCCTGCCCTACCCGGGTACCATCTCCCTGGAGCAGGAGACCCTGATCCGGGTGCTGGAGGACTACGCCCGCAGCCTGGAGCGCCACGGAGTGCAGCGCCTGGTGTTTTTGAACTCGCACAAGGGCAACAACGCGGCCGTGGAAACGGTGGCCCACACCCTGGTGGACGAGTTCGACATGAAGGTGGGGATGCTCAACGTCTGGCAGCTGGCCGGTCAGCTAACCGCGAAGACCGAGCTGGTGGTCGAGGGCGGCTTCCGGCACGGCGGGGAGATCATGGCCTCGCTGATGCTGGCTCTCCGGCCCGAGACGGTGGTCAAAGGCGAGATGCGGCCCGATGCGGTCAAGCAGGACGCGGCCTCTGCCTTCACTTTCAAAAATTCGCTGGGCGACGCGGAGTTCGAGGGCGCGGTGCAGACGGTGTTCCGCGACATCCGCGACGTGACCGACACCGGCACCATGGGCGACCCCAGCGCGGGCAGCGCACAGCGGGGCGAGGCCATCCTGGACCTGGTGGCCGGCTACGCCAAGCGCTATTTGGCCGAGTTCAGCAAACTATAG